The stretch of DNA ggaatttattttttcaatccCCTGGATGTGATTCAGAAAATGATACTATCTTATGTTGAATAAAATTCAAGAAGTGAccacagctgggaggtggtggtgcatgcatttaatcccagcactcaggaggcagagccagatggatctctgtgagtttgaggccagcctggactacagagtgagatctgtcctaaaacaaacaaacaaacaaacaaacaaaaaacccacaaaaatatcgccccacacacacacaagagaagtGACCACAGTTGTGAAGATCTATAAAACAGTTCAGAGAGCTATACAAAGGTTTCTTCTTTTAATAAAGTACTAAAATGGAAAAGCAAAAGCTGTGATGCTATACTCCTAATTCATTGATTTGGACATAAAAGTTTCTGAAAAATGGCCATTTCATATTCAAAGCCAAAAACTTTCCAAGCCAacaggaaaaataaggaaaaacaaagatcAATTTGGCTATAAATTATGGGTTAAGAGTCGGAAGAGACTTTATTATTCTGTTGGGACCATCCACATCAGGTTCCAGCTGATTATTAACTTGGGAattcaactcacattttttgtcagcttatttttaaaggaaaccatAAATTACAATGCTATCTGAAATCTCCCATTTTAAGTGCTGTCAAGTTGAATACTACACAAGTTGAACAATACTTCTATATTCAGCTGCATCATGAATAAAGCACCACCAGCAGATAAAATTCTACACTTTTTGACAAGTAAAAGAATGGGGTATATCAGGAGAAGCCACCTTTTCCTAATTCCCAGAAAGGCGCCTGCCTCACAGACCCTATTTTTGCAACCTCTAGATTACACGGCAGAGCATTAGCACTGGATATGATTTACAAGCAATGTATTTACAAGCATGTCCTAATAACCTCATTGCTGGGCCTTTGTATTCTGGCAATACactgttttccttgtttgtttggtggtgCCGGGGACAGCATCCGGGGCTCATGAGCATGCTCTACTACAGAACTACAGTCCCACGTCTACTTTTTCCGACAGTGTCATGATAAATTACTCAGGCATGCCTtcaactcacaatcctcctacctcagcctcttgagcaGCTAGAATTATAAGCTTATACCACTGGACAGggtattttctattttacttaaTGGTATTTGTGAAACAGTTTTAATAGTCTTAGGTGTCTGTGTTAATATGAATAGTGATTGTATGTAATACATATTAAAAGAATATTCAACTCACCCCTAAGATTTATGACCAAGGAAACAACATTTATAGCTTTTTTTGACACTaagctttcacacacacataaaactgtttaagaacaaatgaaaacaaagcactcCTTCCAAGACTTCAGAGGAGTTTTTGTAGACACAAGTCAGGCAGGATTATAGGTACGACATGTATTTAAATTGGGGGAACTAATCAGCTTTTCATATACAGATGAAAACTTCTCTACACATGCTTTCCCCAGGACCCAAACACAAAGAGCAGTGTGTCAAAACACAGACAACAATAGGTTGGAGCTGTTTCTAATACAAGTCTGTCACTACCTAGCTATGTAGCTATTTTCTAAGGTTGTTCTAAGGAAATTGCTTCAAGTAAAACTCATGCTTACAATATAAATAACTATtggttgaagagatggcttaagACGTTTTTAAAAATTGACCAAATGTTGAAGTTAGGTTTTGTTCCACAGTTAGAATGCACAGGAGATATTACTGGGGCACCTCCATTTTCTAAAAATTCGAGCTACAGAAGGATGCGTGCATTCCACTTCAGTACTACTCCAGTGATGCCTTCACAAAATATCAGCTATGGAATAGAGGGTTTCCAGAAACAGCTATGTCCATGATAGCTTAATTTCTCCTTTCTATAAAGGTCCATTTTGTTTCATAGGAGAGAGGGggacacacaaagagaaagcaaaaataaagtgtCATCAAATGCAAACACCacttttaaactgtttttcttAGTATTCATAGCATTTTACAGCCCTGCAGGTAAacatatataacatttatttatactaATCTACTACCATTTACCTTAAACAAAAGAGCACTCAAAgacaaatgtaaattaaaaagcTTTGAAAGCAAGTGTTATAAAGATGGAAATTCATACATCATACATTATATTTGTTGACTTCTAGTTAGTGGGAGAGGCCAGGGCTGCCACCCAGTGGCAACATCAGCCTTCAAgtgattttaagatttaatttttaactactacaatgaagaaaaaagtgaaatgaCACAACTTTAATTTTTACCAGCTATAATTTTGGTACATTGGTGCTTAAAACAGCAAAGAACAGCAATGTTCTTGTGCTTCCGTGGCATTAGGGGCTTTTGTTACTTTGCTTAAATTTAAATTCACAGGATGAGGAGGAAAAGTGTGACCAACAGAAGATTCAATACTTTGGtctctcattcacacacacaaagtactagatggaaaataaaaattttaaataatacagtTTACCTAACTATAAATTATAGCACATTTCCCCACAGCACATCATTTCAGTGTCCCAGTTAAAGAAACTAGAAGATAAGAAGGGGCTAGGGGTATTATACAGCAGCACAGcacctgtttatcatttgtgaaACCCGGGTTCAATATGCAACTGTGTCAAAAAATGATTTTTCAGTAAATCTGATTAAATATTGAGAGGTTAGGATGCTGAAAGGAGAAAACTTTAAATTATGCCATGTAGAATTATtgatatttagagaaaaaaaaaacattttcacatCTCATTGTCTACTATTTTCCCCAAACTTGGCTATGACTTACTTCACAGTGGTGTAAATATGGCATCATTTAATACAACATACTTTGGTCAAGGAACACTAGAAACATCCATTTCATTTCAACATCTATCAGGGATTGCTTTGTTCCTTTGAACAACCAAGTGAGGCAAAAAGACACTTACTAAATTcttaacatttttgtttaaattacGTTTTCTAACCTATATCCAGGGCCTTTTGAATATaatgaatggattttaaaatgaagGCACAAACAACATACTTTATATTTACAATGGCTTGTGACAGATACAATATCTGAAAATAATTTCTGGTTTTCTGTTTATTATTGCTATTTAGTCACAGAAAAGATTAACACTTTACAAGAAATGTACTTTAGCATATGTCATATAGATATAATTTTATGTGAAGAGGAACTATGGGAGAACAGAATGTCTTTACAAGGAAATAAACATCAACAAAAGAATTCTTCCATATAAAGATTTTTGAACCAATTATTCTTTTTCAGAATACAAAACCTTAATtgttggaaggaaagagaaaaatagcagAAGACAGTAAGACAGAAGACCAAGAATAAAGAGCTCTTCTATAGAGATGCACTGCATATGTAGATATATGTGTATGGGTTGAGTTATAACAAAAATACTCATGTATTACAGTCAGTTCTCATACAGTTAGAAACAGCACTTTCCAAGCAAACACAATTGGCCCAACACGCACTCAGTCTTCAGTTAACATGACGAGTTAAAGCTGTGTAGCAGTCATTGCTGATGAGTATCAAGACAAATGTTTGACGAGATACAGTTTTTCTCCTTGTTCACTTGTAAAGATTGGTGCCTTTTTGTAATGTTCTACAAGTTCCTCCATGGTGCTGAATTTCCGCTGCCCAATGCAGTACACAGTCTCTTTCAGCTGGACTTTAAAATGCTTGTTTTTCCCTTGTGCTTTTAGTGACACTGAGAAATCATTTGGCTAAAAGAGAAAGGAGGTAAACATTGTGAAGGCCATGtatcagaatttaaaataaaaggttaactGCTAAAATCTGAACACTCAATAAGTGCAAGACACTATGCTAAATTATTTACATAATCTCCTTTATTCCTCAAAAGAAACCctttttataaatgaggaaaatgaggctCAGAGAGCATGGCTAGAATCATATCCGGTTAGACAGACAGGATTCAGAAAGGATTCTAGAGTCTCCTAACATTCACAGTGCCCATAGAGTAGCACACACAGAAAATCAGTTAGGAGAAAAAAACATGAGAAAATTTCAGACGTTCACTCCATCCCCTATCAATTCAGAGCTGACAGTACCTAACGCAATACtctgaattttcaaaaataaaggacAAATTAGAATTCAACTAAACTTTAACAAATGATGAGAAACACAAATTCCTACAGAGCCAAAGAGAAATGTAAGCAAGATAGAGGAAAGAGGGTGTGGCCAGCCTAAAGATGACGTATTACTCATCTGTGACTGCTGCTTTGCAGGAATAGACTCCACGAGgactgttttttgtctttttttttcttcatctttatttaagtgtatgggtgttttgcttacatgttcGTCTGTATATCACGTGTgagcagtgcctgaggaggccagaatagGGGTATTAAATCCCCTACaactggagtcatagatggtTTGAATTGACATGTGGGCAATGGGAATGAAATTGGGTCCTTTGAATAAGCAACCAGTTCTCCTAAtcactgagacacctctccagcatggtctttaaattttaaaaggaaatctgaagcctaaattttcaaaacatgtttttactatttttaaattttgtggatGTTTGTATGTCTACACAGGTTATGTGTATAGTTATGCAGATGTCCAAGGAGGCATCAGATTCTCCCTAAAAGCTGGAGCTGCAGACGGCTGTAAGCTACCTGACatggtgctgggtattgaacttgggtcctctggaaagacagcaagcacttttaattgctgagccatctattcAGTCCCAAAGTCTAGATTTTTATAAATCCTTTGCTATTTAAATACTGGCAATGaattagaaagatttttttaattgtataggccaaacaaaaacacatactTAAGGTCAATAGCTGAAAAATAACAGTACTAAAAATAATCATATATTTTGGCTAGTACTTATACTCTACCCACAAGAAAAATAGCATCCTGATTTAAGCTTCTTTCTTTATAAGGTGATAGTAGTCACAGTTGTTGTTTTAAACCTAATACTTCTGAACAATCTGTGTCAAGACAAGAACAGTGACTTTTAAATGGTGTGCCACATATTGGGATTTTAACAGAAAAGGGACTCCACTATTCTTCTCTATTAAAAACCATCTGTCTTCTAAGAGGTTAAAAGTACCATTTCCTCCAACTTCATATCAGGAAGCTCAATTCATCTCAGTCTCCTACACAtactatttccttctttctttcaatcTTTTATATAATACATTCACAGAAAGTCAGTATTAACCATGATTCGGTAAGTAGAAAAGTAGTGACATCATTTATCAGGAAATaaagtttttaagaaaaataataaccatCAAACTTTAACATATAAAGCAACACTTAAAAGAGACTAATAGCTATgtcatttttttccaatttgtatgtttttattgtCTGGCTAGTAATGCAACATAATTTACCTTTATTGCAATATATTTCAAATTGAGTTAAAGAGGCTgctgaggctgggcagtggtggcgaatgcctttaatctcagcacttgggaggcagaggcaggtggatctctgagttcaaggccagcctggtctacacagtgagttccagggcagccagggctacatagtgaaccactgtgggaaggaagggagagagggagggagggaggggaggaatgaATTTTAATCTAACAATTAATTTATGAagacatataatttttttatagtTAGAGAATTCCTGTAAGGACTACAATGATTGCATTTTTAGATATTACATCTAAGAGCAGTTTGATATGCATTCTTCTACTCTCAATGAAGAAACCAATGCTCAGTTTTCCCCATTTTTCAGTTtaacagaacagaaaatattCTGGAAATGCAACGTCAAACAACTGAGGAAAGCCCTTTAATACAACATATTCACTGCTCCAGCTAGCTTATTCCTAACAGGTTCCCTGGACAGAACACTGTGATCACATCCTGGCTTACTTATAACTTTAGATTTAAGGAAGCCATTCAACTTCTCTaaccttatttttaaatgcctGGAGCTCTATTTCCATTTACTTTTGAAAATCAACTTACCGAAGATTCACTATCACGAATGAGGAAATCTCCTTCATGCCCCCTTTCATTTAATGCCATTTCTGCCTGGTGCCTGGTGACTTTGCCATAATACCAAGGATTGCCAGCAAACTTTCCAGTGAGTGAAGGCCTAATGTAATCACACTGTGGAGGCGATGGTTCCAAACCTGAGGTTAATGGATTATTCTGCATGATGGTAACATAGTTTTTTGGCACCAGGCCAACCATGCCATTGATTTTCCTGCATTTCCACCATTCTGGGTCATTTTCTGGCTTTTCAATAACATCCATTACATCACCTTTCTCAAAATTGAGTTCTTCATCATTGGATGAGCTGAACGGGTAAAGAGCCTGTACCACATGCAGTACTTGACCTGTATTTAGGTTATTGACAACTGCTGCCAATTTCTCTGACAGAGAACCTACATGGTCACCCAGAGGACTGTCACCTTCTTCAGTCACATAGTTTGAAGGAAACCATCCAATTTGTCCATTGTAGCTGCCACGCCACCACCCATCACTGCACTTCTCCATGACGATCACCTTCGTCCCTTTTATCAACGACAGTTCATCTTCTCTCTCAGCCATGTAGTTAAATTTCACAAAAGCAGGCATGTTGAGGTCATAGAGACGTTCCCCTGGATCAACAAAGCTATCATCAGCAGGAGATGCGGTATCTGGAACACTaggttttcttttcacttttccaATGCCTGTTTAATAAAGAGGAGGCAGTAAGAGCACAGCTTCAACTAGGTACACTCACCCCAAGCCTCTAGATGTAGGAAACAAACTGACATGATGCAATCATCTTTTGGGAAATGAAATACAAGTTCGTTTCCCAAAGCCAAACCAAATAAACTAAACTTCAGTCATGTGAGGGTTtatctcctcttttctcctgcCAAACCCATGAAATAACTACACAATAATAAAGTTGTCATACTGAAATTTCTCTGAAGTGTTAATATAGTTTATTTCTCTCATAGTTACAATTAACACAAATACTCCAGTAATCCCACACTTGACATCTTAGTTTATTAACCTAGATTTTGTAATTAGctgtataaaaatgaaacaattatctAAATTATTACCTGATACACAATATAAAATTGTATCTGGGTAATCCCATTTGATTTCTTAGTTTCCAAAACCAGATGACTCTgtatctgtttattttaaaataatatttactcaTTTGTTTCCCTTCATCCCAATTCACATAAAACCTCCCAAAGACAAGGGTTGTTCACTTTGCTCATAGATAAAATCCCAAGAAGCTTGAAGGATACTTAGTACATACAAAgtgtttaatgtatttttattggaagaactgagaaaatgaaCCTATCATCAGAAATGCATACTTTAAGTGCAACCAGGCATTTCCAGGGCTGCTCATTTCTCAGCATATTATCTAAGGTTTTGCTTTTTACTTTGAAAACTGGGACTCTCTATGTAAAACTATTCAAATTTCTTTCtatactcttttgttttgttttctttgtttttccagacagggttttgtgTAGCTCTGGACATCCtgcaactcagagatctacctgccactgcctccagagtgctggattaaaggtgtgcatcaccaccacctagcttcttTCTACattctaaaaaaaacaaacaacaacaaaaccttattATTCTCACTCTTTCTTCAGCCAAAttctgatcctttttttttttttttttttttttttttttttttttggtttttcgagacagggtttctctgtgtagctttgcgcctttcctggaactcacttggtagcccaggctggactcaaactcacagagatccgcctgactctgcctcctgagagctggaattaaaggcatgtgccaccaccgcccggctccttcaGGGTTCTTAATAACCATCTTTTCTCTTCAGAGACTCCACACTACCCTTGTTTCTTTCTTACATAGACTTATCAGTTCTCTAAAAACATACTCAAATCTCTTCAATACCAAAATAAAGTTATgttactttgtatttcttttgtaatttttaccTTTATATCTGCATATATTTACTTAGCCTAGCACATACAGTCAGAAACAACTGAGAGCTCATTCTCTCCTATGCAGGTTTcagggactaaactcaggttcAGAATAttatctttctactttttaaCTTCTTCAACTCTTGCCTGTAcctcccttttaaaaatatactcttATTATCTATTTTGGAGGGCCAGTGTTGCACACAACATAAGgcatgtgtggagttcagagggaAACTTCCAGGCTTAGGAAGTATTCTCATTCTATGTGTAGTGCACAGGACTaaatttaggtcatcaggctcagcagcagATGCTTTTACACGATGAGCCTTCTTGTCAGCTCCACCCTTGTACTTAcaatctttttctctctctaccaTAATATATTAAAACTACTTGATTATAACTGTAACTGGAGTTTCAAGCAAGAAGTTTGATTTGGGGGTTGGATGCAACAATTATATTGGACGAGCAGCCCCAGAtatcaaatagaaaacaaatgatgGAAAGGTAGGGAAGAATTTCAAATAGAATAGCTATGCTGGGAAGACAGACATCATCCATCTCGGTCTAGAGAACTGACAGAAGCTTTAAGTATGACTAAAGAAATAACTAGGGCAAGGGATATGAGGTACACAAAATGCCTGGTCAGATTGAAGTTTGGATGGTCATATCCCTGTGTTGGATCTGCGATAGGGCCTCTTtattacctcaaaaaaaaaaaaaaatctggttctCATGAGATTACTTCTGCTGGTGAGAGGTAAAGTTTACTAAGGAGAGGACTGATTATCTGTTTGACTTCACTGTTCTTAGAAAAAGTGAGAGTAGGTTTAGAACAATGgctaaatgtggtgatatattgtttgtaataaagcttgcctgaagatcaaaggacagaacTAGCCatagagttagccatagaggtcaggcagtagtagcacacacctttaatcctagcactcaagaggtagagggaAAGATTagccagctgggctacatgagattaatccagtctaaaagagaaacagccaggcagtggtggcacacacctttaactctagcacttgggatcatacacctttaatttcagccctagaaaggttgagacaggaagtgatatggctgggcagagaaaggaatataaagtggGAGGAGATAGGAATTTGCTTTCTTGCAgaggctctgtcaggctgaggagttagtgaggttaagaggtagctgtggcatgttctgcttctctgatctttcaccctgatgtctggctctgggttttttggttttgttttgagacagggtttctctgcatagttttggttcctgtcctggatcttgctctgtagaccaggttggcctcgaactcacagagatcctcctggctctgcctcccgggtgctggattaaaggcatggtgcCACCGCTGCTcaccctggctctgggtttttattataagatcatttaagattcatgcaacaccTAAAGACTTTCAGTCACCTTTTAGGAGATCTGGAACAGGATATTATATAAGCTAACACCAAAGAACTTTTTAGTTCTTATCTGTGCCTTAAGCCTTAAAAGGGAATGAAACTGATTAGGTCATAAGTTTTCAGATAGACACTCTTTGATTAACATGCTTACATGCAGAGTTGAACAAAAGTACAACCCATCGTAAAAGAGGCAGAtagaaaatgaaggcagagatccaggtTTTATCTTGCTTTTAGTTACTTGTGGGTACAAGGAGCCAGTACATTTTTAGCAAAAGCAGCATTACTTTCCTATTACTGTGGTAAgaaccatgaccaaagcaacttatagaaaagttgaggcttacaatttcagaggattagtctATGAGCACCAggggggtggaaggtggggggcagagagagaggcagacatgCAGGGAGGCAGATAGGtagggaggcaggcagggctctggaacagtagctgagagctcacatcttgagaccaTGAGGCggaaag from Onychomys torridus chromosome 7, mOncTor1.1, whole genome shotgun sequence encodes:
- the Nck1 gene encoding cytoplasmic protein NCK1, coding for MAEEVVVVAKFDYVAQQEQELDIKKNERLWLLDDSKSWWRVRNSMNKTGFVPSNYVERKNSARKASIVKNLKDTLGIGKVKRKPSVPDTASPADDSFVDPGERLYDLNMPAFVKFNYMAEREDELSLIKGTKVIVMEKCSDGWWRGSYNGQIGWFPSNYVTEEGDSPLGDHVGSLSEKLAAVVNNLNTGQVLHVVQALYPFSSSNDEELNFEKGDVMDVIEKPENDPEWWKCRKINGMVGLVPKNYVTIMQNNPLTSGLEPSPPQCDYIRPSLTGKFAGNPWYYGKVTRHQAEMALNERGHEGDFLIRDSESSPNDFSVSLKAQGKNKHFKVQLKETVYCIGQRKFSTMEELVEHYKKAPIFTSEQGEKLYLVKHLS